A single Flavobacterium sp. 1 DNA region contains:
- a CDS encoding RNA-binding S4 domain-containing protein translates to MRIDKYLWCVRYYKTRNMVTEACKKNHITVNGIVAKPSKEVFPTDKITFRKDQITQIITVLDIPENRVGAKLVDIYRKNETPAEAYAHLELLKLSKEHYRKTGTGRPTKKDRRDIDEFGNDIPDEDETD, encoded by the coding sequence ATGAGAATAGACAAATATTTATGGTGCGTTCGGTATTACAAAACCAGAAATATGGTTACCGAAGCTTGCAAAAAAAACCATATCACAGTAAATGGTATTGTTGCCAAGCCTTCAAAAGAAGTTTTTCCTACTGATAAAATTACTTTTAGGAAAGACCAAATTACACAAATCATCACCGTATTGGACATTCCCGAAAACCGGGTAGGAGCAAAACTTGTTGATATTTACAGAAAAAACGAAACTCCTGCTGAGGCTTATGCTCACTTAGAATTATTAAAATTATCAAAAGAGCATTATAGAAAAACCGGAACCGGAAGACCCACCAAAAAAGACCGAAGAGATATTGATGAATTTGGAAACGACATTCCTGATGAAGATGAAACAGATTAA
- a CDS encoding transposase, translating into MTPIDLLKLMLPDFLVDHFEVVSTTNTEEILHLYFEEKIKPPQEFNTFELVSKGFLDEITIQDFPLRGKFVYLHIKRRRWTNKTTGEIIKRDWNLVAKGTRMTQEFAAFLKEINR; encoded by the coding sequence ATGACTCCTATTGACCTTTTAAAATTGATGCTGCCTGATTTTTTAGTAGACCACTTTGAAGTGGTTTCTACTACTAATACAGAAGAAATATTACACTTGTATTTTGAGGAAAAAATTAAGCCTCCACAAGAGTTTAATACATTTGAACTGGTATCAAAGGGCTTTTTGGATGAGATCACTATTCAGGATTTTCCTCTAAGAGGTAAGTTTGTGTATTTGCATATCAAAAGACGTCGCTGGACTAATAAAACCACAGGAGAAATTATTAAAAGAGATTGGAATTTAGTTGCCAAAGGAACCCGCATGACTCAAGAGTTTGCGGCTTTTTTAAAAGAAATTAATAGATAA
- a CDS encoding transketolase, with amino-acid sequence MKPNTQQLNDLTIQVRRDILRMVHAVNSGHPGGSLGCTEFLVALYQNLMDRKEGFDMDGIGEDLFFLSNGHISPVFYSVLARSGYFPVKELATFRLINSRLQGHPTTHDNLPGVRIASGSLGQGLSVAIGAAQAKKLNNCSHIVYTLHGDGELQEGQNWEAIMYASAKNVDNLIATVDLNGKQIDGTTDEVLAMGSIRAKFEAFDWEVIEITKGNDIEAIIGGMNEAKARTGKGKPICVLLHTEMGNGVDYMMYSHAWHGKAPNDAQLANALEQNYNTGGNTDY; translated from the coding sequence ATGAAGCCTAACACACAACAATTAAACGATTTAACTATCCAAGTAAGAAGAGATATTCTTCGAATGGTTCACGCTGTTAATTCAGGTCACCCAGGAGGGTCTCTTGGCTGCACCGAATTTCTAGTGGCCTTGTACCAAAATCTTATGGACCGCAAGGAAGGATTTGACATGGACGGAATTGGAGAAGATTTATTCTTCCTTTCAAATGGGCATATTTCACCTGTATTTTACAGCGTTTTGGCAAGAAGCGGTTATTTCCCGGTTAAGGAATTAGCAACTTTCCGTTTGATCAACTCAAGATTGCAAGGACACCCTACAACTCATGACAATTTACCTGGAGTACGTATTGCTTCTGGTTCATTGGGACAAGGATTATCTGTTGCAATTGGTGCGGCTCAGGCTAAAAAATTGAACAATTGCAGCCATATCGTTTACACGCTACACGGTGACGGTGAGCTGCAGGAAGGCCAAAACTGGGAAGCGATTATGTATGCATCTGCAAAAAATGTAGATAATCTTATTGCAACTGTTGACCTTAATGGAAAGCAAATTGACGGTACTACCGACGAAGTATTGGCAATGGGAAGCATTCGCGCTAAATTCGAAGCTTTTGACTGGGAGGTTATCGAAATTACCAAAGGAAATGATATTGAAGCTATCATTGGAGGAATGAATGAAGCAAAAGCAAGAACCGGAAAAGGAAAACCAATTTGCGTATTACTTCATACTGAAATGGGTAACGGTGTAGATTATATGATGTACAGTCATGCTTGGCATGGTAAAGCACCAAATGATGCTCAGCTTGCAAATGCTTTAGAACAAAATTATAATACTGGAGGTAATACAGATTATTAA
- a CDS encoding transketolase family protein, with product MKKYINTGSKDTRSGFGVGMTELGQKNENVVALCADLIGSLKFDDFKKNHPERFFQIGIAEANMIGIAAGLTIGGKIPFTGTFANFSTGRVYDQIRQSVAYSEKNVKICASHAGLTLGEDGATHQILEDIGLMKMLPGMTVINTCDHNQTKAATLALADHHGPAYLRFGRPVVPNFMPADEPFIIGKAIMLNEGTDVTIVATGHLVWEALVAAEALEAKGISAEVINIHTIKPLDEEAILKSLAKTKCVVTAEEHNILGGLGESISRVLALHQPAPQEFVAVNDSFGESGTPEQLMEKYKLNNQAIVEAVERVIKRK from the coding sequence ATGAAAAAATATATAAATACAGGAAGTAAAGACACCCGCTCAGGTTTTGGAGTGGGAATGACTGAATTAGGTCAAAAGAATGAAAACGTAGTGGCACTTTGTGCTGATTTGATCGGATCATTAAAATTTGATGATTTCAAGAAAAATCACCCAGAGCGTTTTTTCCAAATCGGAATTGCTGAAGCAAACATGATTGGAATTGCTGCAGGACTAACTATTGGCGGAAAAATTCCATTCACTGGAACTTTTGCTAACTTTTCGACAGGAAGAGTTTATGACCAAATTCGTCAATCTGTTGCTTATTCAGAGAAAAACGTAAAAATCTGTGCTTCTCACGCTGGATTGACTCTTGGAGAAGATGGTGCTACTCACCAAATCCTTGAAGACATCGGATTAATGAAAATGCTGCCTGGAATGACCGTAATCAACACTTGCGATCACAATCAAACTAAAGCGGCTACATTAGCGCTTGCTGACCACCACGGTCCAGCTTATTTGCGTTTTGGACGTCCAGTAGTGCCTAACTTTATGCCAGCTGACGAACCATTCATCATTGGAAAAGCTATTATGCTTAACGAAGGTACTGATGTAACGATTGTTGCTACAGGACATTTAGTTTGGGAAGCTTTAGTTGCTGCAGAAGCTTTGGAAGCCAAAGGGATCTCTGCCGAAGTAATCAATATCCACACTATTAAACCATTGGACGAAGAAGCCATTCTAAAATCATTGGCTAAAACCAAATGCGTTGTTACTGCCGAAGAGCACAACATTCTTGGAGGTCTTGGAGAAAGCATTTCTAGAGTATTAGCATTACACCAGCCAGCTCCACAAGAGTTTGTAGCAGTTAATGACAGCTTTGGAGAATCTGGAACTCCTGAGCAATTAATGGAGAAATACAAATTGAACAATCAAGCGATTGTTGAAGCTGTAGAAAGAGTGATCAAAAGAAAGTAA
- a CDS encoding transposase has protein sequence MGGFFGVNGKKLQRQYKKHLSSFNTWDPREHAHQWIVYPENIGTHLSIDEVALSQGELYTIVTNKKFKGKKGSLVAIVAGTKADQVIEHISKIDYKKRSCVKEITLDMANSMKLISKRCFPKAIQVTDRFHVQKLALEALQEIRIKHRWEAMDFENQLILQAKRENKTYIPELLPNGDSLKQLLARSRYLLYKSREKWIENQKERAQMLFELYPDIKTAYNLNQQLRGIYNNNNDKHIAMTKLAHWYRNVEESGFKNFNILLNTITFNYQSILNYFDNRSTNASAESFNAKIKAFRSQFRGVRNIDFFLFRLSNLFA, from the coding sequence ATTGGAGGTTTTTTCGGAGTAAACGGAAAGAAGCTCCAAAGACAATACAAAAAGCACTTGAGTTCCTTTAATACTTGGGATCCACGAGAACATGCACATCAATGGATTGTTTATCCTGAAAATATAGGTACTCATTTATCAATTGACGAAGTAGCTTTATCTCAGGGTGAACTTTATACTATTGTAACCAACAAGAAATTCAAAGGCAAAAAAGGTTCATTAGTTGCTATTGTTGCTGGAACCAAGGCTGATCAGGTTATAGAACACATCAGTAAGATTGATTATAAGAAGAGGAGCTGTGTCAAAGAGATAACACTTGACATGGCTAATTCCATGAAACTAATCTCTAAGAGATGCTTTCCAAAAGCAATACAAGTGACCGATAGGTTTCATGTTCAAAAATTAGCATTGGAAGCTTTACAAGAGATTAGAATCAAGCATCGATGGGAAGCTATGGATTTTGAGAATCAATTGATATTGCAGGCAAAAAGAGAGAATAAAACATATATCCCAGAGCTCTTGCCTAATGGAGATTCTCTAAAACAACTTTTGGCCAGAAGCAGGTATCTACTCTATAAATCTCGCGAAAAATGGATTGAAAATCAAAAAGAAAGGGCTCAAATGTTATTTGAATTATACCCCGATATAAAGACAGCATATAATCTAAATCAACAACTTCGAGGGATTTACAATAACAACAATGACAAACACATTGCCATGACCAAACTGGCGCATTGGTATAGAAATGTAGAGGAATCAGGCTTTAAAAACTTTAATATTCTGCTCAATACTATAACTTTTAACTACCAGTCAATTTTAAACTATTTTGACAATAGAAGCACAAATGCTTCTGCCGAATCTTTCAATGCAAAAATAAAAGCTTTTAGAAGTCAGTTTAGAGGAGTGAGAAATATAGATTTCTTCTTATTCAGATTATCCAATCTTTTTGCATAA
- a CDS encoding rhodanese-like domain-containing protein, translated as MIDVRTREEFSGGHVAGSINIPLNEIQERFEELKNLKSPLILCCASRNRSGQAQHYLSQKEIDCHNGGS; from the coding sequence ATTATAGACGTAAGAACCAGAGAGGAATTCAGCGGTGGACACGTTGCTGGGTCGATTAATATTCCATTGAATGAAATTCAGGAACGATTTGAAGAACTAAAAAACCTAAAATCGCCGTTGATTCTTTGCTGTGCCTCCAGAAACCGAAGCGGACAAGCCCAGCATTATCTTTCTCAAAAAGAAATCGACTGTCACAATGGAGGTTCATAG
- a CDS encoding transposase, producing MGGFFGVNGKKLQRQYKKHLSSFNTWDPREHAHQWIVYPENIGTHLSIDEVALSQGELYTIVTNKKFKGKKGSLVAIVAGTKADQVIEHISKIDYKKRSCVKEITLDMANSMKLISKRCFPKAIQVTDRFHVQKLALEALQEIRIKHRWEAMDFENQLILQAKRENKTYIPELLPNGDSLKQLLARSRYLLYKSREKWTENQKERAQMLFELYPDIKTAYNLNQQLRGIYNNNNDKHIAMTKLAHWYRNVEESGFKNFNILLNTITFNYQSILNYFDNRSTNASAESFNAKIKAFRSQFRGVRNIDFFLFRLSNLFA from the coding sequence ATTGGAGGTTTTTTCGGAGTAAACGGAAAGAAGCTCCAAAGACAATACAAAAAGCACTTGAGTTCCTTTAATACTTGGGATCCACGAGAACATGCACATCAATGGATTGTTTATCCTGAAAATATAGGTACTCATTTATCAATTGACGAAGTAGCTTTATCTCAGGGTGAACTTTATACTATTGTAACCAACAAGAAATTCAAAGGCAAAAAAGGTTCATTAGTTGCTATTGTTGCTGGAACCAAGGCTGATCAGGTTATAGAACACATCAGTAAGATTGATTATAAGAAGAGGAGCTGTGTCAAAGAGATAACACTTGACATGGCTAATTCCATGAAACTAATCTCTAAGAGATGCTTTCCAAAAGCAATACAAGTGACCGATAGGTTTCATGTTCAAAAATTAGCATTGGAAGCTTTACAAGAGATTAGAATCAAGCATCGATGGGAAGCTATGGATTTTGAGAATCAATTGATATTGCAGGCAAAAAGAGAGAATAAAACATATATCCCAGAGCTCTTGCCTAATGGAGATTCTCTAAAACAACTTTTGGCCAGAAGCAGGTATCTACTCTATAAATCTCGCGAAAAATGGACTGAAAATCAAAAAGAAAGGGCTCAAATGTTATTTGAATTATACCCCGATATAAAGACAGCATATAATCTAAATCAACAACTTCGAGGGATTTACAATAACAACAATGACAAACACATTGCCATGACCAAACTGGCGCATTGGTATAGAAATGTAGAGGAATCAGGCTTTAAAAACTTTAATATTCTGCTCAATACTATAACTTTTAACTACCAGTCAATTTTAAACTATTTTGACAATAGAAGCACAAATGCTTCTGCCGAATCTTTCAATGCAAAAATAAAAGCTTTTAGAAGTCAGTTTAGAGGAGTGAGAAATATAGATTTCTTCTTATTCAGATTATCCAATCTTTTTGCATAA
- a CDS encoding shikimate kinase, which translates to MKKIILLGYMGCGKSTIAQKLSGIVSIPYIDLDEYIEKKVKMSIKEIFESQGEIHFRKLEHTYFLELLNSPDEIIIGLGGGTPCYANNHELLIGEGVVSVYLKASIDTLFNRLVANKSKRPLIADKNNEEMKEFIAKHLFDRSFYYNHAQHKVNVDGKTIEETVKDILNLLA; encoded by the coding sequence ATGAAAAAAATTATATTATTAGGTTATATGGGTTGTGGTAAGTCTACAATTGCTCAAAAACTTTCGGGAATCGTCTCCATTCCATATATTGATTTGGATGAATACATCGAAAAAAAAGTAAAAATGTCCATAAAAGAGATTTTTGAAAGCCAGGGAGAAATCCATTTTCGGAAATTAGAACACACTTATTTTTTGGAATTATTAAATTCGCCCGATGAAATCATTATAGGTTTAGGAGGAGGAACACCTTGTTATGCCAATAATCATGAGTTGTTAATAGGAGAGGGCGTAGTCTCTGTTTATTTAAAAGCATCTATTGATACATTATTTAACAGATTGGTGGCTAATAAGAGCAAAAGACCGCTTATTGCGGATAAAAATAATGAGGAGATGAAGGAGTTTATTGCCAAGCATCTTTTTGACAGAAGTTTTTATTACAATCACGCACAGCATAAAGTGAATGTTGATGGTAAAACCATTGAGGAAACGGTAAAAGATATTTTGAATCTATTAGCTTAG
- a CDS encoding response regulator: MTTKQQHTLLNILLVDDDIDDIYFFDIALKELPVSAHLTIVNDGEQLMNYLSENLEHLPDILFLDLNMPRKNGFECLEEIRLIEKLKHLPIIIFSTSFEQGVVNILYKNGAQYFIRKPSDFSQFKKLIHQSLIFVLQGNISQPTREKFVLTIENS; encoded by the coding sequence GTGACAACTAAACAACAACATACCCTTCTTAATATCCTGCTTGTAGATGATGATATAGATGACATTTATTTTTTTGATATCGCATTGAAAGAATTACCAGTCTCCGCCCATCTTACAATAGTTAACGATGGAGAACAACTTATGAATTACCTTTCTGAAAATTTAGAACATCTTCCTGATATTCTCTTTCTCGACCTCAATATGCCCCGCAAAAATGGTTTCGAATGTTTAGAAGAAATAAGGCTCATCGAAAAATTAAAACACCTCCCTATAATTATTTTCTCTACCTCCTTTGAACAAGGGGTTGTGAACATACTTTACAAAAATGGGGCGCAATATTTTATTCGCAAGCCTTCTGACTTTTCACAATTCAAAAAATTAATTCACCAATCTCTTATATTTGTACTGCAAGGAAATATTTCACAACCGACCAGAGAAAAATTTGTACTCACAATAGAAAACAGTTGA
- the tgt gene encoding tRNA guanosine(34) transglycosylase Tgt has product MKFDLLKTDPQSKARAGSITTDHGVIETPIFMPVGTAASVKGVHQRELKEEINPDIILGNTYHLYLRPQTEILEKAGGLHKFMNWDRNILTDSGGYQVYSLSANRKIKEEGVKFKSHIDGSYHFFTPENVMEIQRTIGADIIMAFDECTPYPCDYRYAQRSMHMTHRWLDRCINHLEKLPFKYGYEQTFFPIIQGSTYKDLRQQSAEYIANSNQQGNAIGGLSVGEPAEEMYAMTEVVCEILPEDKPRYLMGVGTPINILENIALGIDMFDCVMPTRNARNGMLFTANGTINIKNKKWEADFSPIDEMGYTFVDTEYSKAYLRHLFAANEYLGKQIATIHNLGFYMWLVREARKQILASNFKPWKEMMVKNMSQRL; this is encoded by the coding sequence ATGAAGTTTGATTTACTAAAAACAGATCCGCAGTCGAAAGCTCGTGCGGGAAGTATTACTACTGATCACGGTGTTATCGAAACGCCTATTTTTATGCCTGTTGGGACTGCTGCTTCGGTAAAAGGGGTGCACCAAAGGGAATTGAAAGAAGAAATAAACCCCGATATTATACTTGGAAATACATATCATTTATATTTGCGTCCGCAAACGGAGATTCTTGAAAAAGCGGGCGGACTGCATAAATTCATGAATTGGGACCGCAATATTTTGACCGATTCTGGCGGATATCAAGTGTATTCTCTTTCGGCCAACCGTAAAATTAAGGAAGAAGGAGTGAAATTTAAATCGCATATAGATGGCTCTTATCACTTTTTTACACCTGAGAATGTAATGGAAATTCAGCGTACTATTGGGGCTGATATCATTATGGCTTTTGATGAGTGCACACCTTACCCTTGTGATTACCGTTATGCACAGCGCTCGATGCACATGACGCACCGCTGGCTGGACCGCTGTATTAATCACTTGGAGAAATTGCCTTTTAAATATGGTTATGAGCAGACTTTTTTTCCAATTATACAGGGAAGTACTTATAAGGATTTGCGACAACAATCGGCTGAATATATTGCGAATTCCAACCAACAGGGAAATGCGATTGGCGGACTTTCGGTAGGGGAGCCTGCGGAAGAGATGTATGCAATGACCGAAGTGGTCTGTGAAATTCTTCCCGAAGACAAACCGCGTTATTTGATGGGAGTAGGAACTCCGATTAATATTTTGGAGAATATCGCACTTGGAATCGATATGTTCGACTGCGTAATGCCTACACGTAACGCCAGAAACGGGATGCTATTTACGGCCAACGGAACGATTAATATAAAAAACAAAAAATGGGAAGCTGATTTTTCTCCAATAGATGAAATGGGCTATACCTTTGTAGATACGGAATATTCTAAAGCTTATTTACGCCACTTGTTTGCCGCCAATGAATATTTAGGGAAACAGATTGCGACGATTCACAATCTTGGTTTTTATATGTGGTTAGTTCGTGAAGCCAGAAAACAGATTTTGGCAAGCAATTTTAAGCCTTGGAAAGAAATGATGGTGAAAAATATGAGCCAAAGACTTTAA
- a CDS encoding phosphoribosyltransferase family protein: protein MSKNIILTNQQIEHTTKRIAYQIYETFVEEEEIVIAGITDNGFVFAERIAQALSTISAIKISLCEVHTDKQNPEMPITTSLTKEEYSNKGLVLVDDVLSSGTTLIYAVKHFLDVPLKKFKTVVLVDRNHKKFPIKADFKGISLSTSLLEHVDVVFDNDGNSYASLS from the coding sequence ATGAGCAAAAACATAATTCTTACCAACCAGCAAATAGAACATACCACCAAAAGAATAGCATACCAAATCTATGAAACTTTTGTTGAGGAAGAAGAAATTGTGATTGCCGGAATTACGGACAATGGCTTTGTTTTTGCCGAACGAATTGCTCAAGCATTAAGCACTATTTCAGCTATCAAAATTTCACTCTGCGAAGTTCATACTGACAAACAAAATCCTGAAATGCCAATAACTACCTCTTTAACAAAAGAAGAATACAGCAACAAAGGATTAGTGCTGGTAGATGACGTATTGAGTTCTGGAACTACGTTAATATATGCTGTAAAACATTTTTTAGATGTTCCTTTAAAAAAGTTTAAAACCGTTGTTCTTGTCGATAGAAACCACAAAAAATTCCCGATTAAAGCCGATTTTAAAGGAATATCACTTTCTACTTCCCTATTAGAGCACGTTGACGTTGTTTTTGACAACGATGGCAACAGTTATGCCAGCCTAAGCTAA
- a CDS encoding LptF/LptG family permease, with protein MLTIIDKYILKRYLATFAVMLLLFAPIGMIIDISEKINKMIENQVPVLKIAIYYYHFTIYFMNNLFPIFLFISVIWFTSKLANDTEIIAILSSGISFTRFMRPYIIGASIISVIVLLMGFWVIPVSSEGYNNFRYTYLRNDGKALMRGDNTDVYRQISDNEFIYVNSFNNESQMAFNFSLERFKKEKLEYKITASRIKWNPKEKNYTLYDFTKRTVGPENDVIVKAPEKKMKFSFDLEDLAPVVYIAETLSLGDLNAFIDKEKKRGSSNINVYLVVLYKKYSVPVSAFILTIIAVSVSSMKRRGGMGVNLAIGIAVAFSFVFFDKIFGVLAEKSSFSPLLAVWLPNIVFGILAVYLLRNAKR; from the coding sequence ATGCTGACAATAATTGACAAATACATTTTAAAAAGATATTTAGCCACTTTTGCGGTGATGCTTTTGCTGTTTGCTCCTATTGGAATGATTATAGACATATCGGAGAAGATTAATAAAATGATTGAGAATCAGGTGCCGGTTTTAAAAATTGCCATTTATTATTATCATTTTACGATTTACTTTATGAATAACCTCTTTCCGATATTCTTGTTTATATCAGTTATTTGGTTTACTTCCAAGCTGGCAAATGATACTGAGATTATTGCCATTTTAAGTTCAGGTATTTCGTTTACGCGGTTTATGAGGCCTTATATTATCGGAGCTTCTATCATATCAGTTATCGTTTTGCTGATGGGGTTTTGGGTTATTCCTGTTTCCAGTGAAGGGTATAATAATTTCCGGTACACCTATCTGCGGAATGATGGTAAGGCACTTATGCGGGGCGATAATACTGATGTGTACAGACAGATAAGCGATAATGAGTTTATCTATGTAAACAGCTTTAATAATGAGTCTCAAATGGCTTTTAATTTTTCGTTAGAACGGTTTAAAAAAGAAAAATTAGAATATAAAATCACAGCCAGCAGAATCAAATGGAATCCTAAAGAAAAGAACTATACGCTGTATGATTTTACCAAAAGAACTGTTGGTCCTGAAAATGATGTGATTGTAAAAGCACCGGAAAAGAAGATGAAATTCAGTTTTGATCTGGAAGACCTGGCTCCAGTGGTTTATATCGCTGAAACTCTGAGTTTGGGAGATTTGAATGCTTTTATTGATAAGGAAAAAAAGCGAGGATCTTCTAATATCAATGTTTATTTGGTGGTTTTATATAAAAAATACAGTGTGCCCGTTTCGGCATTTATATTAACGATTATAGCCGTTTCGGTGTCTTCAATGAAACGAAGAGGAGGGATGGGAGTCAATCTTGCTATTGGAATTGCAGTAGCATTTTCATTTGTCTTTTTTGATAAAATATTTGGTGTACTAGCCGAAAAATCAAGTTTTTCGCCACTTTTGGCTGTTTGGCTGCCTAATATAGTTTTTGGAATATTAGCTGTTTATCTACTACGAAATGCAAAACGATAA
- a CDS encoding FKBP-type peptidyl-prolyl cis-trans isomerase, with the protein MSKIKFYFILLIAMIGIVSCSKDKNDDIPVIPPKPYAEQYEIESKLIETYLKTNYITVVNASGETKDQDVTIAKLDADHTVSIWDQKVYALKNRIVELHGIKYTLYYLVLREGTGQKPCNVDDVFTSYNGKYLAETTTDNVTIITSTQFEEVIFPQTFVNLFGYLRGWKEIFPQFKSGEAVSNPDGTVKYTNFGAGVMFIPSGLAYYNTGKGTIPAYAPLVFSFKLYKIKRSDLDYTFNGTSFVSTPDGVLSYQEDGDGDGYMWTTAELPEGAVNPDDTDKDGIPDFFDFDDDGDNYATRGEVKDANGNYYPFDLIPDCDGKIPTDIKKKRHLDKECHKMSQ; encoded by the coding sequence ATGAGCAAAATTAAGTTTTATTTTATTTTATTGATTGCAATGATTGGAATAGTTTCTTGTTCTAAGGATAAGAATGATGATATACCCGTAATCCCACCAAAACCTTATGCTGAACAGTATGAGATAGAAAGTAAGCTGATAGAAACCTATTTAAAAACAAACTATATAACAGTTGTAAATGCTTCTGGTGAAACAAAAGATCAGGATGTTACAATAGCTAAATTGGATGCTGATCATACAGTTTCAATTTGGGATCAAAAAGTATATGCCTTAAAAAATAGAATTGTTGAGCTCCATGGTATTAAATATACGCTTTATTATTTAGTTTTGCGTGAAGGGACTGGTCAAAAACCGTGTAATGTAGATGATGTATTTACCTCGTACAATGGGAAATATCTTGCTGAGACAACGACTGATAATGTTACAATTATTACTTCTACACAATTTGAAGAGGTAATATTTCCACAGACATTTGTAAATTTATTTGGTTATCTGAGAGGGTGGAAAGAAATTTTTCCGCAATTTAAATCCGGTGAAGCCGTTTCAAATCCAGATGGTACCGTCAAGTATACAAATTTTGGGGCAGGAGTGATGTTTATTCCTTCAGGGTTAGCATATTACAACACAGGAAAAGGAACTATACCGGCTTATGCGCCATTAGTGTTTAGTTTTAAATTATATAAAATTAAACGTTCTGACTTGGATTATACGTTTAATGGTACTTCATTTGTATCAACTCCAGATGGTGTATTGTCTTATCAGGAAGATGGGGATGGGGATGGTTATATGTGGACAACAGCAGAGTTGCCAGAGGGAGCTGTTAATCCAGATGATACCGATAAAGATGGAATTCCAGATTTCTTTGATTTTGACGATGATGGCGATAATTATGCCACAAGAGGAGAAGTTAAGGATGCTAATGGAAATTATTATCCATTTGATTTAATTCCAGATTGTGATGGAAAAATACCTACTGATATAAAGAAAAAGCGACATCTAGATAAAGAATGCCACAAAATGAGTCAATAG
- a CDS encoding rhodanese-like domain-containing protein translates to MLNKLKKIFGFGATVNYAKLVKQGGIILDVRSKAEYAGGHIEGSLNIPVDILQNSLSQLKDKNKPIITCCASGMRSASAKSVLKTHGYTNVHNGGGWSSLRNKI, encoded by the coding sequence ATGCTAAATAAACTAAAAAAAATATTCGGTTTCGGGGCAACTGTCAATTATGCCAAACTAGTAAAACAAGGTGGTATTATCCTAGATGTACGAAGCAAAGCAGAATATGCCGGCGGGCATATAGAAGGTTCCTTAAATATCCCCGTGGATATTTTGCAAAATAGTTTATCTCAGTTGAAAGACAAAAACAAACCCATTATCACTTGCTGCGCATCAGGTATGCGAAGCGCATCGGCTAAAAGCGTTCTAAAAACTCATGGCTACACCAATGTTCACAATGGTGGTGGATGGAGCAGTCTGAGGAATAAAATATAA